From Maridesulfovibrio ferrireducens, a single genomic window includes:
- a CDS encoding ATP synthase subunit I → MKVNQKLETFLHRRGFTHPDVRSLVRNQLYLTAGTCFFAAVAFGFAPWALALAAGTVLTTFNFWSLAKFGQHLAYMRKGAVVSLLIRFYGRMLLSGLVIYGLIVWGQCSITALLAGLSSVVVNAIFWGVAGFRQKAKEA, encoded by the coding sequence ATGAAAGTTAATCAAAAACTAGAAACATTTCTCCACAGGCGAGGCTTTACTCATCCGGACGTACGCAGTTTGGTACGCAATCAGTTGTATCTCACTGCCGGAACATGTTTTTTTGCTGCTGTAGCCTTCGGGTTTGCCCCTTGGGCATTGGCTTTGGCAGCCGGAACTGTTCTGACCACGTTCAATTTCTGGTCGCTGGCTAAATTTGGTCAGCATCTGGCGTATATGCGCAAGGGGGCGGTTGTTTCCTTGCTGATTCGTTTCTACGGTCGGATGTTATTATCCGGACTGGTCATATACGGACTTATAGTCTGGGGGCAGTGTTCAATAACTGCACTTTTGGCCGGGCTCAGTTCCGTAGTTGTGAATGCAATATTTTGGGGCGTTGCCGGATTTCGGCAAAAAGCGAAGGAGGCATAA
- a CDS encoding MarR family winged helix-turn-helix transcriptional regulator, translated as MKKYASFGYMNAQMVRLHKAILADKLSAIGITYGQIGFIMQALRNPGRNQDELSHVLSVDKAATARALAKLVKLGFLIREENPENRREKLVYPTEKAEEIKEDLHQALQAANELMMSGLDESEKVFLMKMLKRMIDTGRESLGMSSVWDIL; from the coding sequence ATGAAAAAATATGCTTCGTTTGGATATATGAACGCACAGATGGTGCGTCTTCACAAAGCCATTCTTGCTGATAAATTGAGTGCAATCGGTATTACTTACGGTCAGATAGGTTTTATTATGCAAGCTCTGAGGAATCCAGGGCGGAACCAGGATGAACTTTCGCATGTACTGAGCGTAGATAAGGCTGCGACCGCACGTGCATTGGCTAAGCTCGTAAAGCTTGGATTTTTAATTAGAGAAGAAAATCCTGAAAACAGGCGTGAAAAATTAGTTTACCCAACCGAAAAAGCGGAAGAAATAAAAGAAGATCTTCATCAAGCATTACAGGCTGCAAATGAGCTGATGATGTCTGGTCTGGATGAATCTGAAAAAGTATTTTTAATGAAAATGTTGAAAAGAATGATCGATACCGGGCGGGAATCTTTAGGAATGTCTTCAGTTTGGGATATTCTTTAA
- the atpB gene encoding F0F1 ATP synthase subunit A: MAAGLPHPLIFMTELNNALGTHIPIHVWYTWLAMLILFTIGFLVSRKLSLVPGGLQNLVEIIVGGLEDFVVANIGEGGRTVFPFMCTLFVYILVMNLLGLVPGCDAPTANVNTNAAMAVCTFLYYNYIGIKQHGAGYIKHFFGPVPALAPLMFIIEIVSHISRPLSLTLRLFGNIRGEEIVLVLLFMLAPVVSTLPMYFLFMLAKVIQAFIFFMLTMIYLKGSLEHAH; the protein is encoded by the coding sequence ATGGCTGCAGGATTACCACATCCATTAATATTCATGACAGAGTTGAACAATGCTTTGGGAACTCACATCCCCATTCATGTATGGTACACATGGTTAGCAATGCTCATTCTGTTCACTATCGGGTTTCTCGTTTCCAGAAAACTTAGTCTGGTTCCGGGCGGGCTTCAAAATCTAGTCGAGATAATTGTCGGCGGTCTTGAAGACTTTGTTGTTGCGAACATCGGTGAGGGTGGGCGTACAGTTTTTCCTTTCATGTGTACTTTGTTTGTTTACATCCTTGTGATGAACCTTTTAGGCCTTGTTCCCGGTTGTGACGCTCCTACTGCGAATGTCAACACCAATGCGGCAATGGCTGTTTGTACTTTTCTTTACTACAACTACATTGGTATCAAGCAACACGGTGCAGGATACATCAAGCATTTCTTTGGGCCGGTTCCAGCACTCGCTCCTTTGATGTTTATCATCGAGATCGTTTCGCACATTTCTCGTCCGCTTTCACTTACTCTACGTCTGTTCGGTAACATTCGCGGTGAAGAAATTGTTCTCGTGCTCTTGTTCATGCTTGCTCCCGTAGTTTCTACCTTGCCCATGTACTTCTTGTTCATGCTTGCAAAGGTAATCCAGGCATTCATCTTCTTCATGCTTACCATGATTTATTTGAAGGGCTCTCTGGAACACGCTCATTAG
- a CDS encoding Lon protease family protein: MTAKQLSHSKLRSKLDPEKIQFADSSEIPTSTGAYDPFQPRALQAFRMALAISGSCHNVYLSGESNLGRSYFVREYFELRAAKQPVPPDQLYLYNFADQDKPIAVSLPTGRGKKFKTALSDAVSHIKEKLPAWFEREPHLKAHERISRTFQDERDDLFSDMEELAKKNGFSLEVDDQDGLTLIPLIEGRILTDEEFERLDPELRKTLRKSADDLLAEVTTILRQISKTEEGFRKDERKLHQDSAKELLKDIMNPLHKDFNQYEKIKSYLKEVEDELLDNIDLFMAKEPQPVALPTGLHLPESSPTDDLFSRFEVNLLVDNSTTKGAPVVMADHPTAFNLLGSIDRESEMGALYTDFTLIRAGAIHKANHGYLIMYAEDILTTPSSWEGLLRALRTGKAKIEDPGDGDHIRTKTLEPEPIPLELTVILIGSEETYELLLYNDERFGKYFKLKAHMQLTAERNAANIRRFVEVLGKVIHDTDLIPFSREALAGVVDYSSRLAEDQKRLSLRIPVMKEMMVEASALTRLDGKKIVDRASLNEAIEMRDYRSNLYEDEFMTEYDREVIKVATSGEGVGRVNGLSVTMFGDYEFGLPHQISCTVGVGHGGILDLEREARMGGPIHTKGMMIIKSYLVGLFAQDKPIVLTGSLCFEQSYAGIEGDSASGAELASLLSALSGVPIKFKYAFTGAVSQTGSIMAVGGVNRKIEGFYEVCRRRGLNGEQGVLIPADNVVNLMLRHEVVEAIEQGKFHIYPIKTIEDALSILTGVKIGKISRGKKFPLGSLYRKADDRLAQLAEIARRSECKTI; the protein is encoded by the coding sequence ATGACTGCAAAACAGCTATCCCACTCAAAGCTCAGATCGAAACTCGATCCGGAAAAAATCCAGTTTGCCGACAGCTCCGAAATACCCACTTCAACTGGAGCTTACGACCCTTTTCAACCGAGAGCTCTGCAAGCTTTCCGAATGGCTCTTGCCATATCCGGCAGCTGTCACAACGTTTATCTCTCAGGTGAATCGAATCTCGGCAGAAGCTATTTTGTCCGTGAATACTTTGAACTTAGAGCCGCTAAGCAACCTGTTCCGCCGGATCAGCTTTATTTATATAATTTTGCGGATCAGGATAAGCCTATAGCCGTATCTCTTCCGACAGGCCGTGGCAAAAAATTTAAAACAGCTCTGTCTGATGCCGTTTCCCACATCAAGGAAAAACTTCCGGCATGGTTTGAGCGTGAGCCTCATCTAAAGGCGCACGAGCGAATTTCGCGGACTTTTCAGGATGAACGTGACGACCTGTTCTCGGACATGGAAGAACTCGCCAAAAAAAATGGGTTCAGCCTTGAAGTTGATGACCAAGACGGATTGACGTTGATCCCTCTCATTGAAGGCCGTATTTTAACAGATGAGGAATTCGAACGCCTTGATCCAGAACTGAGAAAAACACTTCGCAAATCAGCAGATGATCTGCTCGCTGAAGTGACTACCATCCTCCGCCAGATCAGCAAGACAGAGGAAGGGTTCCGAAAAGATGAACGTAAACTTCATCAGGACTCAGCAAAAGAACTGTTAAAAGATATTATGAATCCCCTGCATAAAGACTTTAATCAGTACGAAAAAATAAAAAGCTACCTGAAAGAAGTTGAAGACGAACTGCTCGACAATATCGACCTTTTCATGGCTAAAGAGCCTCAGCCTGTCGCCCTGCCCACAGGACTGCACCTTCCGGAATCTTCACCTACGGACGATCTTTTTTCCCGATTCGAGGTCAACCTTTTGGTTGATAACAGTACGACTAAGGGCGCTCCGGTTGTGATGGCTGACCATCCTACCGCTTTTAATCTTCTCGGCAGCATCGACCGCGAATCCGAAATGGGAGCCCTTTATACGGACTTCACTCTTATCCGAGCAGGTGCCATTCATAAAGCGAACCACGGCTATCTAATCATGTACGCCGAAGATATTCTGACAACTCCTTCATCATGGGAAGGATTGCTTAGAGCTTTGCGAACCGGAAAAGCTAAAATTGAAGATCCGGGCGACGGCGATCATATCAGAACCAAAACACTTGAACCGGAACCAATCCCGCTTGAACTGACCGTCATTTTAATCGGTTCAGAAGAAACGTATGAACTTCTTCTCTATAACGATGAAAGATTCGGTAAATATTTCAAACTGAAAGCTCACATGCAGCTTACTGCGGAAAGAAACGCGGCGAATATTCGCCGTTTCGTGGAAGTATTGGGAAAAGTTATTCACGATACTGATCTTATTCCATTCAGCAGAGAAGCTCTTGCAGGTGTTGTAGATTACTCAAGCAGACTTGCAGAAGATCAGAAAAGACTATCACTTCGTATCCCGGTCATGAAAGAAATGATGGTCGAAGCTTCCGCTTTAACCAGACTTGACGGAAAAAAGATTGTTGACCGGGCATCTCTCAATGAAGCTATCGAAATGCGCGATTACCGTTCTAATCTTTATGAAGATGAGTTCATGACCGAATATGACCGTGAAGTTATCAAAGTAGCGACTTCCGGTGAAGGGGTCGGAAGAGTCAACGGATTATCTGTAACCATGTTCGGAGACTACGAGTTCGGCCTACCGCATCAGATTTCGTGTACCGTCGGAGTTGGTCATGGCGGAATTCTTGACCTTGAACGTGAAGCCCGCATGGGTGGGCCTATTCATACTAAAGGTATGATGATCATCAAAAGTTATCTTGTCGGGCTTTTTGCACAGGATAAGCCTATTGTTCTAACCGGAAGTCTTTGTTTCGAGCAGAGCTATGCCGGAATCGAGGGAGATTCCGCGTCCGGAGCAGAACTGGCAAGTCTACTGTCTGCTCTTTCAGGAGTTCCGATCAAATTCAAATATGCTTTCACCGGAGCAGTCAGTCAGACAGGCTCTATCATGGCTGTCGGCGGAGTTAACCGGAAAATTGAAGGATTCTATGAAGTTTGCCGCCGTAGAGGTTTAAACGGAGAACAGGGCGTTTTGATTCCGGCTGATAACGTAGTAAACTTGATGCTCAGGCACGAAGTGGTTGAGGCTATCGAGCAAGGTAAATTCCATATTTATCCGATAAAAACCATAGAAGATGCTTTATCTATTCTAACTGGCGTAAAAATTGGAAAAATAAGCCGCGGCAAAAAATTTCCTTTAGGATCTCTCTACCGCAAAGCCGATGACAGACTTGCGCAACTCGCTGAAATTGCGCGCAGGTCGGAATGCAAAACAATATAA
- the atpE gene encoding ATP synthase F0 subunit C, with the protein MRKALLIVVNTMALVFAAGAAFASGVAPEVASATASATAIGMAIAAAGCGIGQGLGLKAACEGTARNPEAGGKITVTLILGLAFIESLAIYALVVNLILLFANPLIG; encoded by the coding sequence ATGCGTAAAGCTCTACTTATCGTTGTAAACACAATGGCTCTCGTTTTCGCTGCTGGTGCAGCATTCGCTTCCGGCGTTGCTCCTGAAGTTGCTTCCGCTACTGCTTCCGCTACTGCTATCGGTATGGCTATTGCTGCTGCTGGTTGTGGTATCGGTCAGGGTCTTGGACTTAAAGCTGCTTGTGAAGGCACCGCACGTAACCCAGAAGCTGGTGGTAAAATCACAGTTACTTTGATTCTTGGTCTTGCATTCATCGAATCCTTGGCTATTTACGCTCTCGTTGTTAACCTCATCCTTCTCTTCGCTAACCCACTTATCGGTTAG
- a CDS encoding MFS transporter — MDEAKKKAVILAVSVTQFTMPFMFSAVGIALPAIGREFGASGLDLSLIESIYIGGVAALLLPFGRFSDMHGRQPVFRLGVLLYAIFTLLLGFSQDINTVILLRLGQGISGALAIATNMALLTDCVPLKERGRAMGLAVAAVYVGLSVGPYLGGLIATHLGWRWIFYMGTIPLGISYIVAHLNLNGKFRLSDEKFDYAGSAVVIFSVAALVFGGTSLNAGWPGVVLLLSGVVGFTVFIFMQDRTEFPLVDLVLFKERRDFSDAALVQFISYAGTFGIVFLFSLYLQSVKAMTPHQAGVVLVVQPIVQAVLSPLVGRLSDKFYPRIIAMAGMVVCTIGSIMGAAVGPETSLAYLYTMFVVLGVGFALFSSPNMIIMMGSVPPSRFGFASAITGGLRTLGMVASMVIIAIFISIYMGDTLVSPESAVSYMKVMHYSLITLSGLCVLGVIISILCVYRRFYGNCEVAKDDLCVQSAVSRKED; from the coding sequence GTGGATGAAGCAAAAAAAAAGGCGGTAATTTTAGCCGTTTCCGTCACTCAATTTACGATGCCGTTTATGTTTTCCGCAGTTGGAATTGCATTACCTGCAATCGGTCGCGAATTCGGGGCAAGCGGACTTGATTTAAGTCTGATTGAATCAATATATATTGGTGGAGTTGCAGCACTGCTTCTTCCTTTCGGAAGATTCTCAGATATGCACGGAAGGCAGCCTGTTTTCAGACTGGGCGTGCTTTTGTATGCGATATTTACCCTTTTGTTAGGTTTTTCGCAGGATATCAATACTGTAATTCTGCTCAGGTTGGGGCAGGGGATTTCAGGTGCATTGGCAATTGCTACAAATATGGCTCTGTTAACTGACTGTGTTCCTCTGAAAGAACGTGGTCGAGCGATGGGCCTTGCTGTTGCCGCTGTTTATGTAGGCCTTTCCGTAGGGCCTTATTTGGGCGGATTAATTGCAACTCATCTGGGCTGGCGTTGGATATTTTACATGGGAACAATTCCCTTAGGCATAAGTTATATTGTTGCCCATCTGAATTTGAATGGAAAATTTCGTTTATCTGATGAAAAATTTGATTATGCAGGAAGCGCGGTAGTAATATTTTCCGTGGCGGCATTGGTCTTCGGTGGAACCAGCTTGAATGCCGGGTGGCCTGGAGTAGTCCTGTTGCTATCCGGGGTGGTTGGATTCACGGTTTTTATTTTCATGCAGGATCGAACAGAGTTTCCACTTGTAGATCTAGTGCTCTTTAAGGAACGAAGGGATTTTTCAGATGCAGCTCTTGTTCAATTTATAAGCTATGCCGGGACATTCGGGATTGTTTTCCTTTTCAGCTTATATTTACAGAGTGTTAAAGCAATGACTCCGCATCAAGCGGGAGTTGTTCTGGTTGTACAGCCTATCGTTCAAGCTGTTTTATCGCCTCTTGTCGGTAGATTGTCGGATAAGTTTTATCCGCGTATAATTGCAATGGCAGGAATGGTTGTGTGTACAATTGGATCTATCATGGGCGCGGCTGTCGGACCTGAAACTTCGCTTGCATATTTGTACACAATGTTTGTCGTGCTTGGCGTTGGATTTGCTCTATTTTCTTCACCCAATATGATCATAATGATGGGAAGCGTGCCGCCTTCGAGATTTGGTTTCGCGTCAGCTATAACGGGTGGGTTGAGAACTCTCGGCATGGTTGCAAGCATGGTAATTATAGCAATTTTTATTTCAATATATATGGGGGATACTCTCGTATCTCCTGAATCTGCTGTTTCATATATGAAAGTTATGCACTATTCACTGATAACACTTTCAGGCTTATGCGTGCTGGGTGTTATTATCTCAATTCTCTGTGTTTACAGACGTTTTTATGGAAATTGCGAGGTTGCCAAGGATGACCTTTGTGTGCAATCTGCGGTCAGCAGAAAGGAGGATTAA
- a CDS encoding sigma-54 dependent transcriptional regulator, which yields MANVLIIDDDPHIGDLLLALAKHLGHSGEKALTLKEGLALANEERFDIVFLDVVLPDGNGLNTLPELQKLKNSPEVVIITGKGDSKGAELAINSGAWDYISKPASAEQYLLHMQRVLQYRTEKQASRPKLGHHNIVGRSKATTRCLEQAAQAAESHVSVSILGETGTGKELFAKAIHDNSSRRNGPFIIVDCASIPENLVESILFGHKRGAFPSADESHKGLIAKADEGTLFLDEVGELPLSLQKSFLRVLQEHTFRPVGDHKEIKSDFRLVTATNLDLEALVQTGRFRQDLLYRIQTFTIQLPPLRQRKEDIPELTKYFFNKLSADLNTSPISVSKEFLAALDVYAWPGNIRELFNVLEQVFTTNSEAGEFLPIHLPVRVRIAAAQHSVLPKIENKPVLTVIQNKKFTQKQTLNKDTNIPAYQVPINNNFPLLKDYREQALEQAEKLYLESLFLHCKGNISQAAQVSGLSNSRIYALLKKYKIKKTFFSN from the coding sequence ATGGCTAACGTTCTAATAATCGATGATGATCCACACATAGGGGATCTGCTCCTTGCCCTTGCTAAACACCTTGGACACAGCGGAGAGAAGGCTCTTACTCTTAAAGAAGGGCTGGCTCTTGCTAATGAGGAAAGATTCGATATCGTTTTTCTCGATGTAGTTCTTCCTGACGGTAACGGACTTAATACTCTGCCTGAATTACAAAAATTGAAAAACTCTCCTGAAGTTGTTATTATTACGGGCAAAGGTGATTCCAAAGGCGCAGAATTAGCTATCAACTCCGGTGCATGGGACTACATAAGCAAGCCTGCATCAGCAGAACAATATCTCCTTCACATGCAACGAGTACTGCAATACAGAACGGAAAAACAAGCATCTCGTCCCAAACTTGGACACCACAACATTGTTGGACGTTCCAAAGCGACTACCCGCTGTCTGGAACAGGCGGCACAAGCGGCTGAAAGCCATGTTAGTGTTTCAATTCTCGGTGAAACAGGTACTGGTAAGGAACTTTTCGCGAAGGCCATACACGACAACAGCTCGCGCAGAAATGGTCCTTTCATTATAGTCGATTGCGCATCAATTCCTGAAAACCTTGTTGAAAGTATACTTTTCGGGCACAAACGTGGCGCTTTCCCCAGTGCGGATGAATCTCATAAAGGTTTGATTGCCAAAGCTGACGAAGGGACTCTGTTCTTGGATGAAGTAGGGGAACTACCACTGTCACTTCAAAAATCTTTTTTAAGAGTTCTTCAAGAACACACATTCCGCCCCGTAGGTGATCACAAAGAAATCAAAAGTGACTTCAGATTGGTTACAGCCACAAATCTAGATCTCGAAGCGCTTGTTCAGACCGGACGTTTTAGACAGGACCTGCTGTATCGAATACAAACATTTACTATTCAACTCCCACCACTGAGACAGCGTAAAGAAGACATCCCTGAACTTACAAAATATTTCTTTAACAAACTTAGTGCAGATCTGAATACATCACCGATATCCGTTTCAAAAGAATTTCTTGCGGCACTTGATGTATACGCATGGCCCGGAAATATCAGAGAACTTTTCAATGTTCTTGAACAAGTTTTCACGACGAATAGTGAGGCTGGAGAATTTTTGCCGATACATCTGCCTGTCCGTGTGAGAATTGCGGCTGCGCAGCATTCCGTTCTACCCAAAATAGAAAACAAGCCTGTTCTAACTGTAATTCAAAACAAGAAATTTACACAAAAACAAACATTAAACAAAGATACAAATATTCCTGCCTACCAAGTCCCTATAAATAATAATTTTCCTCTTCTGAAAGATTATCGGGAACAAGCACTTGAACAGGCTGAAAAACTTTATCTCGAAAGTCTTTTTCTACATTGCAAAGGTAATATTAGTCAGGCAGCGCAGGTTTCAGGTCTTTCAAATTCCCGAATCTATGCACTCCTTAAAAAGTATAAAATTAAAAAAACATTTTTCAGCAATTAA
- a CDS encoding lysylphosphatidylglycerol synthase domain-containing protein — translation MNYPEPKTSRFKALLSSCIKTAIAAGLIYWLIKSGSIRLEFLYVSLDKLPALLTGCIVLLIGLSLSAFRFKDLLKGAGAPVNTLKCLKITSIMYFFSQCVLGPASGDFARYYYTVKETEKGAQTGAAIMADRIIGTMGLFGLSGLGIILNWSLVESSPELRTVAVPLLGLLCGLWLSFLLGIISLIKGRCAALYIGIPILVSIVTMCYTDRVSFLAVELAPMLILVSILSIFAALIAPEFLEKGWIYKKLFSGSKVGSKIGQLVSALLLYRNCPLIFLKTVIITAVQHFLLILSLYFFSQAQNLPAIPNFYEILFAAPIAFLAGIIPAPAAGLGVNEAAFETLLSLASSGTISAGASIYLMMRIWTTLFSLSGIPFLLREKRKRVAN, via the coding sequence TTGAATTACCCTGAACCAAAGACCAGTCGCTTTAAAGCTCTTCTTTCATCATGTATTAAGACTGCCATTGCAGCGGGCTTAATATACTGGCTCATAAAATCCGGCAGCATCCGTCTTGAATTTCTTTATGTATCTTTAGATAAACTCCCGGCGCTGCTTACAGGGTGTATAGTTCTTCTCATTGGTCTATCTCTCAGCGCTTTTCGCTTTAAAGATCTGCTGAAGGGAGCGGGAGCACCAGTTAATACCCTTAAATGTTTGAAAATTACATCTATTATGTATTTCTTTTCTCAATGCGTACTTGGTCCGGCAAGTGGTGACTTCGCAAGATATTATTATACAGTAAAAGAAACAGAAAAAGGGGCGCAAACTGGCGCCGCAATTATGGCCGACAGAATTATCGGAACCATGGGCCTGTTCGGCCTATCCGGTCTAGGCATAATTCTCAACTGGTCGCTAGTGGAATCTTCTCCTGAACTCCGCACAGTAGCAGTACCCCTGCTCGGGCTTCTATGCGGCCTCTGGCTCTCATTTCTACTTGGGATTATCTCATTAATAAAGGGTAGATGCGCCGCACTTTACATAGGCATTCCTATTTTAGTTTCTATAGTCACTATGTGCTACACTGACAGGGTCTCGTTTTTAGCTGTTGAGTTAGCCCCTATGCTTATTCTCGTATCGATTCTTTCAATTTTCGCAGCATTAATCGCACCGGAATTTTTGGAGAAAGGATGGATTTATAAAAAACTATTCAGCGGTTCTAAGGTAGGCTCTAAAATAGGTCAGCTTGTGTCCGCACTGTTGCTATACCGTAACTGCCCCTTGATATTTTTAAAAACCGTTATCATCACTGCGGTGCAACACTTTCTCTTAATTTTATCGCTATATTTCTTTTCACAGGCTCAAAATCTGCCTGCTATCCCCAATTTCTATGAAATACTTTTCGCGGCACCGATTGCTTTTCTTGCCGGGATTATTCCAGCTCCTGCGGCTGGTCTCGGTGTCAACGAAGCGGCTTTTGAAACTCTTCTATCGCTTGCTTCCAGCGGAACCATCTCAGCTGGAGCTTCAATTTACCTTATGATGCGAATATGGACTACCCTGTTCAGCTTATCGGGAATTCCATTTTTACTTCGCGAAAAGCGAAAAAGAGTTGCAAACTGA
- a CDS encoding LysM peptidoglycan-binding domain-containing protein, translated as MKKLIWLAVVLSLMFVMGCAKKQVVQEEVVVVEETEVIVVEEAVVPPTPMEIYEAEYRNLPTSHVVEKGECLWWIAEYQQIYNDPFMWPLIYKANRDQIKNPDLIYAGQNLEVPRVGYSLDEVKDARKEAGASWKTLEPQQDAVVPGEMKAALGYL; from the coding sequence ATGAAAAAACTTATCTGGCTCGCAGTTGTTCTCAGCCTGATGTTCGTAATGGGCTGTGCTAAAAAGCAAGTTGTCCAGGAAGAAGTTGTGGTTGTTGAAGAAACTGAAGTTATAGTTGTTGAGGAAGCAGTTGTTCCCCCAACACCTATGGAAATTTATGAAGCTGAGTACAGAAACCTTCCTACTTCTCATGTTGTAGAAAAAGGTGAATGTCTTTGGTGGATTGCTGAATACCAGCAGATTTACAATGATCCTTTCATGTGGCCCCTTATTTATAAGGCAAACAGAGATCAGATCAAAAACCCTGACCTGATTTATGCAGGACAGAACCTTGAAGTTCCCCGCGTAGGCTACAGCCTTGACGAAGTTAAGGATGCCCGCAAAGAAGCCGGTGCTTCATGGAAGACCCTGGAACCTCAGCAGGACGCAGTTGTTCCCGGTGAAATGAAAGCAGCTCTCGGCTATCTGTAG
- a CDS encoding redox-sensing transcriptional repressor Rex: protein MKTQNIPKATIKRLAVYIQVLTGLKRDGVEVVSSEKLARACSVNPSQIRKDLAYFGEFGVRGVGYYVHELISSIKHSLGVDRVWGCALVGVGNLGRALLRHKEFALRGFSIRAAFDCDPYKIGEIVSGLEVVCTRQLKGRVDEFGLEIGIITTPPERAQRAANYLVDGGIKGIVNFAQARIQVPKEITVEYVDFTHHFYSVAFNISSSD from the coding sequence GTGAAAACCCAGAATATCCCCAAAGCGACAATCAAACGACTCGCAGTTTACATACAAGTTCTTACGGGGCTGAAGCGTGACGGTGTTGAAGTTGTATCCTCAGAAAAGTTAGCTCGTGCTTGTTCAGTTAACCCTTCCCAAATTCGCAAAGATTTAGCTTATTTCGGAGAGTTCGGAGTGCGCGGTGTCGGCTATTATGTGCATGAATTGATTTCTTCCATTAAGCACTCTTTAGGTGTCGACCGAGTTTGGGGCTGCGCCCTTGTCGGGGTCGGTAACCTTGGACGGGCTTTGCTTCGTCATAAAGAGTTTGCATTAAGAGGTTTTTCTATCAGGGCTGCTTTCGATTGTGATCCTTATAAAATAGGTGAAATCGTTTCAGGACTTGAAGTTGTCTGCACGCGCCAGTTAAAGGGCAGAGTTGATGAGTTCGGGCTTGAAATCGGAATAATTACTACTCCTCCTGAAAGGGCTCAAAGAGCAGCCAACTATCTTGTTGATGGCGGTATAAAAGGGATTGTAAATTTTGCGCAGGCAAGAATTCAAGTTCCAAAAGAAATTACTGTTGAGTACGTCGACTTCACTCATCATTTTTATTCAGTGGCATTCAATATCAGCTCATCAGATTAA
- a CDS encoding AtpZ/AtpI family protein, giving the protein MLFFKGNKEALDLLGNAATIGTHLVCSTFVGMAIGWYLDKWLGTKPWFLLIFLLFGIGAGFKNVFDEVQKIQRKDQGKGPGSNNES; this is encoded by the coding sequence ATATTGTTTTTTAAAGGAAACAAAGAGGCTCTGGATCTCCTCGGCAATGCCGCGACAATCGGAACTCATCTTGTCTGTTCTACTTTTGTTGGGATGGCTATCGGGTGGTATCTCGATAAATGGTTGGGCACAAAGCCTTGGTTTCTACTTATTTTCTTGTTATTTGGAATTGGAGCTGGATTCAAAAACGTTTTTGATGAAGTGCAAAAAATCCAACGAAAGGATCAGGGGAAAGGTCCGGGAAGTAACAATGAAAGTTAA